Proteins from one Impatiens glandulifera chromosome 2, dImpGla2.1, whole genome shotgun sequence genomic window:
- the LOC124925323 gene encoding leucine-rich repeat receptor-like protein kinase TDR has product MSLSLSLSPQPLPTNHHETTTPAVTTPKSSYHHNHQNISFLKFTPPIPIPLFIIQSNPIQVFSLSLSHTLIHLFPLTMSIASIHLLLLLSLSFLFRFHPAYSSVVSSPQLISLLSLKSSLIHPLDTFHDWNLTTNLSWCSWSGVQCQNNTNQITSLDLSSRNLSGTFPPTIRHLRHLRHLNLSGNAFDGPLQTLLFDLPNLRTLDISRNLFNSTFPPGISRLKYLTYFNAYSNSFTGHLPQELSTLRFLEYLSLSGSYFDGPIPGSLSNLERLTYLNLAGNLLTSSIPDELGFMTQLQRLEIGYNQFDGPIPAGIGNLKNLKYLDIASANLSGELLLEIGNLTMLETLLLHKNHFSGHIPVSYGQLVSLNALDLSDNNLSGPIPEEICSLKELVVLNLMNNLLTGEIPGGIGDLPHLEFLSLWNNSLSGILPRNLGSKSTLQKLDVSTNFLSGPIPSTVCDGNRLEKLVLFGNNFTGEIPPNLANCRSLLRVRIQQNKLNGSIPLGFGLLSNLTYMDLSENSFSGEIPPDFGNAAKLEFLNISGNSFDVELPANIWGAPSLQIFSASYSKINGRIPDFIGCGNLYKIELEGNSLIGSIPWDIDHCLRLILLNLRGNSLSGIIPWEISTLPVITDVDLSHNLLTGTIPSNFNNCSTLESFNVSYNQLTGPIPSSGRIFPNLHPSSFDGNEGLCGGMLKRHCDSAGEIDSNQQPKRTANEIWIVAAGLAIGLFILFVGSRCFYAIYGHRQLSCDRDRGGPWKLTAFQRLNFTADDVLECLTMSDKIIGMGSTGTVYKAEMPNGENIAVKKLWGKQKETTVRRSVLAEVDVLGRVRHRNIVRLLGCCSNSECTMLLYEYMANGSLDDLLHGKNKGENFAADWVTRYKIALGVAQGICYLHHDCDPAIVHRDLKPGNILLDGEMEARVADFGLAKLIQTDESMSVIAGSYGYIAPEYGYTLQVDEKSDIYSYGVVLMEIVTGKRSVDSEFGDGNCIVDWMRSKLKLKKGLMDVLDKKAGALWSPVREEMMLVLRIALLCTSRNPADRPSMRDVVSMLKEAKPKRKSPDDVSHHHVVDEANDIGTHLSQKNTSVVEC; this is encoded by the exons atgtctctctctctctccctctctccccAACCATTACCAACCAATCATCATGAAACAACAACACCTGCAGTCACCACTCCTAAAAGCAGCTATCATCATAATCATCAAAACATTTCCTTCCTTAAATTTACCCCTCCCATTCCCATACCCTTGTTCataatccaatccaatccaatccaggtattctctctctctctctctcacactcTAATTCATTTATTTCCTCTAACCATGTCCATCGCTTCCATAcaccttctccttctcctctctctctccttCCTCTTCAGATTTCATCCTGCTTACTCTTCCGTCGTCTCCTCTCCTCAACTCATCTCTTTACTCTCTCTCAAATCCTCCCTCATTCACCCCCTTGACACCTTCCACGACTGGAACCTCACCACAAACCTCTCATGGTGTTCCTGGTCCGGCGTCCAATGCCAAAACAACACCAATCAAATCACCTCGCTAGACCTCTCCTCCCGAAACCTCTCCGGTACATTCCCGCCGACAATTCGCCATCTCCGCCATTTACGTCACTTGAATTTGAGCGGAAATGCCTTCGATGGCCCACTCCAGACTCTCTTATTCGACCTACCCAATCTCAGAACTCTTGACATTAGTCGTAATCTCTTCAATTCCACTTTCCCTCCGGGAATCTCCAGGCTCAAATATCTCACCTACTTCAATGCCTACAGCAACAGCTTCACCGGTCATCTCCCTCAAGAATTATCCACCCTCCGTTTTCTCGAATATCTTAGCCTCAGTGGAAGCTATTTCGACGGCCCAATTCCTGGCTCCTTAAGTAATTTGGAGAGACTGACATATCTTAACCTCGCCGGAAACCTGCTTACCAGTTCAATTCCGGACGAGTTGGGTTTTATGACTCAGCTTCAGCGGCTGGAAATTGGATATAATCAATTTGATGGTCCGATTCCAGCGGGAATAGGAAATTTAAAGAACTTGAAGTATCTTGACATCGCATCCGCAAATCTCTCCGGCGAACTTCTGTTAGAAATCGGGAACCTTACCATGCTTGAGACCTTACTCCTACATAAAAATCATTTCTCCGGTCATATTCCGGTGAGCTACGGACAGCTTGTCTCCCTGAATGCTCTCGATTTATCAGACAACAATCTCTCGGGTCCGATCCCAGAAGAAATTTGTTCCTTGAAGGAGTTAGTAGTGTTGAACTTGATGAACAACCTACTCACCGGCGAAATACCCGGAGGTATTGGGGATCTTCCTCACCTCGAATTTCTCTCTCTATGGAACAATTCTCTATCGGGAATTCTTCCAAGGAATTTAGGATCCAAGTCGACCTTGCAGAAGCTCGATGTGTCGACAAATTTTCTTTCAGGTCCAATTCCGTCTACAGTATGCGATGGGAACAGATTAGAAAAACTCGTCCTCTTTGGAAACAATTTCACCGGCGAGATTCCTCCTAATCTCGCGAACTGCAGGTCTTTGTTGAGGGTACGAATCCAGCAGAACAAACTGAACGGATCCATACCATTAGGATTCGGTCTCTTGTCCAACTTGACGTACATGGACTTAAGCGAAAACAGCTTCTCCGGCGAAATTCCACCGGACTTTGGCAATGCTGCCAAGTTAGAATTCTTGAACATATCGGGGAACTCCTTCGACGTTGAATTGCCGGCGAATATATGGGGCGCACCGAGTTTGCAGATATTCTCTGCTTCATACAGTAAGATCAATGGAAGGATTCCTGATTTTATAGGATGCGGAAATCTGTACAAGATTGAATTAGAAGGGAACAGTTTGATCGGGAGCATCCCTTGGGATATAGATCATTGTTTGAGGTTGATATTGTTGAATTTACGCGGCAATTCGCTTAGTGGCATTATTCCTTGGGAGATTTCGACACTGCCGGTGATTACAGACGTCGATCTGTCTCATAATCTGCTCACCGGAACGATTCCGTCGAATTTCAACAATTGCAGCACGTTAGAGAGCTTCAACGTGTCGTATAATCAGCTCACCGGTCCGATTCCATCTTCCGGCAGAATATTTCCAAATCTACACCCTTCCTCGTTCGACGGTAACGAAGGCCTCTGCGGCGGAATGTTGAAGAGGCATTGCGATTCCGCCGGGGAAATCGATTCCAATCAACAACCAAAAAGGACGGCAAACGAAATCTGGATTGTAGCTGCAGGTTTAGCGATTGGATTGTTCATCCTCTTCGTTGGCAGCCGATGTTTCTACGCAATCTACGGTCATCGTCAACTCTCTTGCGATCGGGACAGAGGAGGGCCATGGAAGCTAACCGCCTTCCAACGACTAAACTTCACAGCAGATGACGTTCTCGAGTGCCTTACGATGTCAGATAAGATAATCGGGATGGGATCCACCGGTACAGTTTACAAAGCGGAGATGCCGAACGGTGAGAACATAGCCGTGAAGAAGCTATGGGGAAAACAGAAGGAAACTACCGTAAGACGAAGCGTTTTAGCAGAGGTAGACGTCTTGGGACGCGTCCGCCATCGAAACATCGTGAGACTTTTAGGTTGCTGCAGCAACAGCGAATGCACAATGCTACTTTACGAATACATGGCGAACGGAAGCTTAGACGATCTTCTTCACGGGAAGAATAAGGGAGAAAACTTCGCCGCCGATTGGGTTACACGATACAAAATCGCATTGGGAGTCGCTCAAGGGATCTGTTATCTCCACCACGACTGCGATCCGGCAATCGTCCACCGTGATTTGAAGCCCGGTAATATATTGCTGGACGGTGAGATGGAAGCCAGAGTAGCTGATTTTGGGTTAGCCAAGCTCATACAGACTGACGAGTCAATGTCGGTTATCGCCGGTTCATACGGTTACATCGCGCCTG aATACGGTTATACTTTACAGGTTGATGAGAAGAGTGATATATACAGTTATGGTGTGGTGTTAATGGAGATTGTGACTGGAAAAAGATCAGTTGATTCAGAATTTGGGGACGGGAATTGTATTGTGGATTGGATGAGGTCGAAGTTGAAATTGAAGAAGGGATTGATGGATGTTCTAGATAAGAAGGCTGGGGCATTGTGGTCGCCGGTGAGGGAAGAGATGATGTTGGTGCTGAGAATTGCGTTGTTATGTACAAGTCGGAATCCGGCGGATCGACCGTCGATGAGAGATGTGGTGTCGATGTTGAAAGAGGCTAAACCTAAGAGGAAATCTCCGGATGATGTTAGTCATCATCATGTGGTTGATGAGGCTAATGATATTGGAACTCATTTGTCACAAAAGAATACTAGTGTTGTTGAATGTTGA
- the LOC124927510 gene encoding 60S ribosomal protein L15 has translation MGAYTYVSELWRKKQSDVMAFMLRVRCWEYRQLPSIVRVNHPTRPDKARRLGYKAKQGYVVYRVRVRRGGRKRPVPKGIVYGKPINQGITQLKFQRSKRSVAEERAGRKLAGLRVLNSYWVNEDSTYKYFEVILVDQAHAAIRNDPRINWICNPVHKHRELRGLTSAGKKNRGLRGRGHLNHKARPSRRATWKRNNTLSLRRYR, from the exons ATGG GTGCTTACACTTACGTTTCTGAGCTATGGAGGAAGAAACAATCCGATGTGATGGCTTTCATGTTGAGGGTCAGGTGTTGGGAGTATCGTCAGCTTCCTTCAATCGTCCGTGTTAATCACCCAACACGCCCAGACAAAGCTCGTCGTCTTGGATACAAGGCCAAGCAG GGATATGTTGTGTACCGTGTGCGTGTTAGACGTGGTGGAAGGAAGAGGCCAGTGCCAAAGGGTATTGTTTATGGTAAACCCATTAACCAGGGTATTACCCAGCTGAAGTTTCAACGTAGCAAGCGTTCAGTTGCTGAAGAGCGTGCTGGAAGGAAACTTGCTGGTCTTAGAGTCCTGAACTCTTACTGGGTCAACGAG GACTCAACCTACAAGTACTTTGAGGTCATATTGGTTGACCAAGCTCATGCTGCTATCCGTAATGATCCTAGAATCAACTGGATCTGTAACCCAGTCCATAAGCACAGAGAGCTTAGGGGACTTACCTCTGCTGGAAAGAAGAACAGAGGTCTTAGGGGTAGAGGACACCTTAACCACAAGGCAAGACCATCCAGGAGAGCTACCTGGAAGAGAAACAACACCCTTTCTCTCCGTCGATACCGTTGA
- the LOC124926330 gene encoding hexose carrier protein HEX6, with amino-acid sequence MAVGFAIGTEKVAYTGKMTTFVVVSCMMAAMGGFIFGYDIGISGGVTSMESFLKKFFPEVYRKMKDDTKISNYCKFDSQLLTTFTSSLYVAGLIASFFASAVTKAFGRKPSILFGGAAFLAGASLGGAASNIYMLIFGRILLGVGVGFANQSVPLYLSEMAPFSYRGAINNGFQLCVGLGVLAANLINYGTEKIKGGWGWRISLAMAAVPASILTVGAFFLPETPNSIIQRSHDHQKARTMLQKIRGTEDVQLELDDLIKASDSSKTADNPFVQIVRRKYRPQLVMAVAIPFFQQVTGINVIAFYAPVLFRTMGIGESASLMSAVVTGAVGIVTTLLSMMVVDRVGRRTLLIYGGLIMLVSQIMVGSVLWVKLGDHGGLSKEYSVVVLVLICSYVAGFGVSWGPLGWLIPSEIFPLEIRSAGQCINVAVNFFFTFIVAQLFLSMLCHLKAGIFIFFGGWVAVMTVFVWFLLPETKGVPIEQMEKVWRDHKFWRTIVGEDDY; translated from the exons atggcggtcggatttgcaATTGGAACAGAAAAAGTGGCATACACCGGGAAGATGACGACATTCGTCGTTGTCTCTTGTATGATGGCCGCCATGGGAGGATTCATCTTTGGTTACGATATTGGAATATCAG GTGGGGTAACCTCAATGGAGTCATTTCTCAAGAAATTCTTCCCGGAAGTTTACCGGAAAATGAAAGACGACACCAAAATAAGCAACTATTGCAAGTTCGACAGCCAACTCCTCACTACCTTCACCTCTTCCTTGTACGTCGCCGGTCTAATCGCCTCTTTTTTCGCCTCCGCCGTCACCAAGGCCTTCGGCCGGAAACCCTCCATTCTATTCGGCGGCGCCGCCTTCCTCGCCGGAGCTTCTCTGGGTGGAGCCGCTTCCAATATCTACATGTTGATTTTTGGACGGATTTTGCTTGGAGTTGGCGTTGGTTTTGCTAACCAG TCAGTCCCGTTATATCTATCAGAAATGGCACCATTCAGCTACAGAGGAGCAATTAACAACGGGTTCCAACTCTGCGTTGGACTTGGAGTGCTAGCTGCAAATTTAATCAACTATGGAACAGAGAAGATAAAGGGCGGTTGGGGATGGAGAATTTCTCTAGCCATGGCGGCAGTCCCGGCCTCCATTCTCACAGTTGGAGCCTTCTTCCTCCCGGAAACACCCAACAGCATAATCCAACGTAGCCACGACCATCAAAAGGCAAGAACCATGCTCCAAAAGATAAGAGGGACAGAAGACGTCCAGCTCGAGCTCGACGATCTAATCAAAGCCAGCGATTCATCCAAAACCGCCGATAACCCATTCGTTCAAATAGTCCGAAGAAAATACAGGCCCCAGCTGGTGATGGCGGTTGCGATCCCTTTTTTCCAACAGGTGACGGGAATCAACGTGATAGCTTTCTACGCCCCTGTTCTGTTCAGGACGATGGGTATCGGGGAGAGCGCGTCGTTGATGTCGGCGGTTGTAACGGGTGCTGTCGGGATTGTGACGACTCTTTTGTCGATGATGGTGGTGGATAGGGTGGGTCGGAGAACGCTATTAATCTACGGCGGTTTGATAATGTTGGTGTCGCAAATTATGGTGGGGAGTGTATTGTGGGTTAAGTTAGGTGATCATGGAGGGCTGTCGAAAGAGTATTCGGTGGTGGTTTTGGTTTTGATTTGTAGCTATGTGGCTGGGTTTGGGGTTTCGTGGGGTCCGTTGGGATGGTTGATCCCGAGTGAGATCTTCCCGCTTGAGATAAGATCGGCGGGACAGTGTATTAATGTGGCGgttaattttttctttactttCATAGTGGCGCAGCTTTTTCTGTCCATGTTGTGCCATCTTAAGGCCGGAATCTTCATATTTTTCGGGGGATGGGTGGCGGTGATGACTGTTTTTGTGTGGTTTTTATTGCCGGAGACGAAAGGGGTGCCGATTGAGCAAATGGAGAAAGTATGGAGGGACCATAAGTTTTGGAGAACCATTGTTGGAGAGGACGACTATTGA
- the LOC124925927 gene encoding cell number regulator 6-like has translation MAEGNSRYVKLTKDQGPLEDIKPGELNQPIDVPQLNVRKCNECGQPLPDSFEYPTDEPWTTGIFGCAEDSESCWKGLFCPCVLFGQNIERLREDTPWTTPCICHAVFVEGGIALAAATAIFHGIDPKTSFLLCEGLLFSWWMCGIYTGLARQSLQKKYHLKDSPCDSCMVHCCMHWCALCQEHREMKGRLSDDTVMPMTIVNPPPVQEMNSADNTNTTAKNTDHTNLEMQPL, from the exons ATGGCGGAAGGGAATTCGCGTTATGTGAAGTTGACCAAAGACCAAGGTCCTTTGGAGGACATTAAGCCTGGTGAACTCAATCAGCCTATCGACGTCCCGCAG CTGAATGTTCGTAAGTGCAACGAATGTGGACAACCTTTACCTGACAGCTTTGAGTATCCTACCGATGAACCCTGGACTACTGGGATTTTTGGTTGTGCAGAGGATTCTGAGAGCT GCTGGAAAGGACTCTTCTGTCCTTGTGTGTTGTTTGGTCAGAACATTGAGAGGTTGAGAGAAGACACCCCATGGACTACACCTTGCATATGTCATGCAGTTTTTGTGGAAGGAGGAATTGCTCTGGCTGCAGCAACAGCCATATTTCATGGTATCGATCCAAAGACATCTTTCCTATTGTGCGAGGGCTTGCTGTTCAGCTGGTGGATGTGTGGCATATACACTGGTCTTGCTCGACAGTCcttgcaaaagaaatatcaTCTCAAG GATTCCCCATGTGACTCGTGTATGGTGCACTGCTGCATGCATTGGTGCGCGTTGTGCCAAGAGCACAGAGAGATGAAGGGACGGCTTTCTGATGATACTGTCATGCCCATGACAATTGTGAACCCTCCTCCTGTCCAAGAGATGAACTCCGCAGACAATACCAACACCACTGCCAAGAACACCGACCACACCAATCTTGAGATGCAGCCCCTCTAG